Proteins found in one Amycolatopsis umgeniensis genomic segment:
- a CDS encoding MarR family winged helix-turn-helix transcriptional regulator, with translation MDDRTANLFAALVVALSDELEAGNTHVAGQSAVGTAALATLLSAPGARVDALGRVIGLTGSGTVRLVDRLVAAELVERRRDTTDQRAVSLWLTEQGRAAATDVVKRRREVVARVLAPLSDSQRAVVSEAVEPVLAHLVKDRSRADRVCRFCDYSVCPPADCPVERSVP, from the coding sequence ATGGACGACCGGACCGCGAACCTCTTCGCCGCGCTCGTCGTGGCGTTGTCCGACGAACTCGAGGCGGGCAACACCCACGTCGCGGGCCAGTCGGCGGTCGGCACGGCCGCCCTCGCGACACTGCTTTCGGCGCCGGGCGCCCGGGTCGACGCCCTCGGCCGTGTCATCGGACTCACCGGCTCCGGCACGGTGCGCCTCGTCGACCGGCTCGTCGCGGCGGAACTGGTCGAACGCCGCCGTGACACCACCGACCAGCGTGCTGTTTCGCTTTGGCTGACCGAGCAGGGGCGCGCCGCGGCCACGGACGTCGTGAAGCGTCGCCGCGAGGTGGTGGCCCGGGTCCTCGCCCCGTTGAGCGATTCCCAACGCGCCGTCGTGTCCGAGGCCGTCGAGCCGGTGCTCGCCCACCTGGTCAAGGACCGGTCCCGCGCGGATCGCGTGTGCCGGTTCTGCGACTACTCCGTCTGTCCCCCTGCCGACTGCCCCGTCGAAAGATCGGTGCCCTGA
- a CDS encoding GNAT family N-acetyltransferase, producing the protein MSAKDDMTIHPVEHDRWDDLEEAFGDNGGCEGCWCMYWRVPSGPEYDRMRGEPARAEFSRLVREDEVPGLLAYRDGRPVGWCAVAPRPAYVRLRRSRTLRPDEPDDSGVWAVPCFYIKNEHRRSGVADHLLAAAVRHAERHGAHTLEAYPTDAGHRRYSAGELHMGTVDLFTRHGFTETERPSPGRVIVRRDLG; encoded by the coding sequence ATGAGCGCCAAGGACGACATGACGATCCACCCGGTCGAACACGACCGCTGGGACGACCTCGAGGAGGCGTTCGGCGACAACGGGGGCTGCGAGGGTTGCTGGTGCATGTACTGGCGGGTGCCCTCGGGACCCGAATACGACCGGATGCGGGGCGAGCCCGCGCGAGCCGAGTTCTCCCGCCTGGTGCGTGAGGACGAGGTGCCCGGGCTGCTGGCCTACCGCGACGGGCGTCCGGTGGGATGGTGCGCGGTGGCGCCGCGCCCCGCGTATGTGCGGCTGCGCCGCTCGCGAACCCTGCGCCCGGACGAGCCCGACGACTCCGGCGTGTGGGCGGTGCCGTGCTTCTACATCAAGAACGAGCATCGCCGCAGCGGCGTCGCCGACCATTTGCTCGCCGCCGCGGTCCGGCACGCCGAGCGGCACGGCGCGCACACCCTCGAGGCCTACCCCACCGATGCCGGGCACCGCCGCTACTCCGCCGGGGAATTACACATGGGCACCGTGGACCTGTTCACCCGTCACGGGTTCACCGAGACCGAACGCCCCTCGCCAGGACGAGTCATCGTGCGACGCGACCTGGGCTGA
- a CDS encoding arginase family protein: MRVIGAPYSSAGRLDHEALAPKALRDAGLIERLRAAFGSDEPVTDGGNVALGTSPASAHRDEPSGVRSLPGLEAVTTNTRSAVAETLLDGDRPLVLGGDCAILPGCLRGAQDALSDQVGLLFVDGHEDAWPPHESDTGEAADCELGFLLGRYREQLPSSLKSQLPVLDESAVVALGPRDGAEIAAADDVPSLAERIRLITARQLTVGEESAAEHARKALARIRSHTAHWWLHIDLDVLSSDALDAVSYPQPGGLSWDQLGELAATALGEPGCVGITVCVYDPDRDPDGTGARRILDWAGSLARPTGRCSKPPDGRT, encoded by the coding sequence ATGCGAGTGATAGGCGCCCCCTACAGTTCCGCGGGCAGGCTGGACCACGAGGCCCTGGCGCCGAAGGCGCTGCGCGACGCCGGGCTCATCGAGCGATTGCGCGCCGCCTTCGGGTCCGACGAGCCGGTCACCGACGGCGGCAACGTCGCCCTCGGCACCTCGCCGGCCTCCGCCCACCGCGACGAGCCCTCGGGAGTGCGTTCCCTTCCCGGGCTGGAAGCCGTGACCACGAATACGCGCTCGGCGGTGGCCGAGACCCTGCTCGACGGTGACCGTCCCTTGGTACTGGGCGGGGATTGCGCGATCCTGCCCGGCTGCCTGCGCGGGGCGCAGGACGCGCTCAGCGATCAGGTGGGACTGCTGTTCGTCGACGGCCACGAAGACGCCTGGCCACCGCACGAATCCGACACCGGCGAGGCCGCCGACTGCGAGCTCGGGTTCCTGCTGGGGCGGTATCGCGAACAGCTGCCTTCGTCGCTCAAGTCCCAGTTGCCCGTGCTCGACGAGAGCGCCGTGGTCGCGCTGGGCCCCCGCGACGGCGCCGAGATCGCCGCAGCCGATGACGTCCCGTCGCTGGCCGAACGGATCCGGCTGATCACGGCGCGGCAGCTCACCGTCGGCGAGGAAAGCGCCGCCGAGCACGCCAGGAAGGCGTTGGCCCGCATCCGGTCCCACACCGCGCACTGGTGGCTGCACATCGACCTCGACGTGCTGTCGAGCGACGCCCTCGACGCGGTGAGCTACCCCCAGCCGGGCGGGCTGAGCTGGGACCAGCTCGGCGAACTCGCCGCCACCGCGCTGGGTGAACCGGGATGCGTCGGCATCACCGTCTGCGTCTACGACCCGGATCGCGATCCGGACGGAACGGGCGCACGGCGCATTCTCGACTGGGCCGGCTCCCTGGCTCGTCCTACCGGTCGATGCTCAAAGCCGCCGGATGGGCGAACATGA
- a CDS encoding MarR family winged helix-turn-helix transcriptional regulator, translated as MGEHDVMFTDTDRTLNLLGAVVTGVHDQLVSAVETVAGRSGALAATLAMTAQYEGLTMGTLQRFLGVSRPATIRLVNLLENDGLAERRNLDDDRRTTSVVLTDAGHREARHILAARRAVLQQLLPESSKQERAVLDSLLERMLTAMITHPSRGYEVCRLCDISSCPPSRCPVESAVLEMEPDAPDGLLNSPKDR; from the coding sequence ATGGGCGAACATGACGTCATGTTTACCGACACGGACCGCACCCTTAATCTGCTAGGCGCAGTCGTGACAGGAGTGCACGACCAACTCGTGTCAGCCGTCGAAACGGTGGCCGGCCGGAGCGGCGCGCTCGCGGCCACGCTCGCCATGACCGCTCAGTACGAAGGTCTCACCATGGGCACCCTGCAACGGTTCCTGGGCGTCAGCCGCCCGGCCACGATCCGCCTGGTGAATCTGCTCGAGAACGACGGGCTCGCCGAACGGCGCAATCTCGACGACGACCGCCGCACCACCTCGGTGGTGCTGACCGACGCCGGCCATCGCGAGGCGCGGCACATCCTCGCCGCCCGCCGCGCGGTTCTGCAGCAACTCCTCCCCGAGTCGAGCAAGCAGGAACGCGCCGTGCTCGACAGCCTCCTCGAACGCATGTTGACCGCGATGATCACTCATCCGTCCCGGGGCTACGAGGTGTGCCGGCTCTGCGACATCAGCAGCTGCCCGCCGTCGCGCTGCCCGGTGGAAAGCGCTGTCCTCGAGATGGAACCCGACGCCCCCGATGGGCTGCTGAATTCGCCGAAAGACCGTTGA